One stretch of Streptomyces peucetius DNA includes these proteins:
- a CDS encoding class I SAM-dependent DNA methyltransferase, giving the protein MDADVWNEQVAQGYDASSAHMYTPEVLDPTVRFLERRAGRGPALEFAVGTGRVALPLSARGVRVAGIEKSAPMARQLAGKPGGSDVAVIVGDMTTSRAPDSFSLVYLVHNSITCLLSQAEQVACFRNAALHLEPGGRFVVEVFVPELQRLPPGETARPFHIGDHHVGFDTYDLLNQRLVSHHYTVVDGRGSTFRSPHRYVWPSELDLMAELAGLEPSERWADWNETPFTASSRSHVSVWQKPPR; this is encoded by the coding sequence ATGGATGCGGACGTGTGGAACGAGCAGGTGGCGCAAGGCTATGACGCGTCGTCCGCGCACATGTACACACCGGAAGTCCTGGACCCCACGGTCCGCTTCCTCGAGCGCCGTGCCGGCCGTGGCCCCGCCCTGGAGTTCGCGGTGGGGACCGGGCGCGTCGCGCTTCCGCTGAGCGCACGCGGCGTTCGGGTGGCCGGTATCGAGAAGTCGGCGCCCATGGCACGGCAGCTCGCCGGGAAGCCCGGCGGCAGCGATGTGGCCGTGATCGTCGGGGACATGACGACGTCTCGCGCCCCGGATTCGTTCAGCCTGGTCTACCTCGTCCACAACTCCATCACCTGTCTCCTCTCCCAGGCCGAACAGGTCGCGTGCTTCCGCAACGCCGCTCTTCATCTGGAACCGGGCGGCCGTTTCGTGGTGGAGGTCTTCGTCCCGGAACTGCAGCGCCTGCCGCCGGGCGAGACGGCACGTCCGTTCCACATCGGCGACCACCACGTCGGTTTCGACACGTACGACCTGCTCAACCAGCGACTCGTCTCGCATCACTACACGGTCGTGGACGGCCGGGGCTCCACGTTCCGATCGCCTCACCGCTACGTGTGGCCCTCCGAGCTCGACCTGATGGCCGAGCTCGCCGGCCTGGAGCCGTCGGAACGATGGGCCGACTGGAACGAGACGCCCTTCACCGCGTCCAGCAGGTCACACGTCTCCGTGTGGCAGAAACCGCCACGCTGA
- a CDS encoding radical SAM protein, with amino-acid sequence MRIAVCGGPYGNPYALRSFVDDARARGAERLFCLGDLGGFGADVDALWPILTDNGIECVAGNYDVAIARGDADCGCGYRDPKDNEYAQIVYDHTLAATGRDFAAWMGRLPTEHRETIAGVDVHMVHGSTLALNDFWWESLPEEEHRLRAEASGADVVLCTHSGLPWQRRIGDTLAVNVGVIGKPANDGRQEVRYAVLDLIDGHAAAELVPLAYDWQAQARSMRAAGLPDVFVETIETGWWTTCLEVLPPRERSRGRYHLYRSTLPSGFRPADDDGWGDATPRAVQDDRQVVPPAVEDDRPVVPLFGSPYFPSRLWIYTNFHCNLACDYCAVASSPGAAARSLSVGAFRALVDEAVTAGFSELYLTGGEPFLHPDIVRLLDHASARLPTVVMTNAMLLRGRRAAGLAELVGLAGLAGRRLTVQTSLDGATAATHDRHRGTGSWKRAVDGIGHLIDLGLPPRVALTETPENTHDIPAVAALLAELGLPAGHFAVRPLLRRGFSATGVEIGEDSTIPELTVTADGLHWHPAGADRATSPDMHLAPAGTPLVLGRQLVTERFFAARLTDGSLPRPVHCAM; translated from the coding sequence GTGCGCATCGCGGTATGCGGAGGCCCCTACGGCAACCCGTACGCCCTGCGGTCGTTCGTCGACGACGCACGTGCCCGGGGCGCCGAGCGGCTGTTCTGCCTGGGCGACCTCGGCGGCTTCGGTGCCGACGTCGATGCCCTGTGGCCGATCCTGACGGACAACGGCATCGAGTGCGTCGCCGGCAACTACGACGTGGCGATCGCCCGCGGCGACGCCGACTGCGGCTGCGGATACCGCGACCCGAAGGACAACGAGTACGCCCAGATCGTCTACGACCACACCCTCGCCGCGACCGGCCGCGACTTCGCCGCCTGGATGGGCCGGCTGCCCACCGAGCACCGGGAGACGATCGCAGGCGTCGACGTCCACATGGTCCACGGATCCACGCTGGCCCTGAACGACTTCTGGTGGGAGTCGCTGCCCGAGGAGGAGCACCGGCTCCGCGCCGAGGCGTCCGGCGCGGACGTGGTGCTGTGCACCCACAGCGGTCTGCCCTGGCAGCGGCGCATCGGGGACACGCTCGCCGTCAACGTCGGCGTGATCGGCAAACCGGCCAACGACGGGCGCCAAGAGGTCCGGTACGCGGTGCTCGACCTGATCGACGGGCACGCCGCCGCGGAACTGGTGCCGCTCGCCTACGACTGGCAGGCGCAGGCGCGGTCCATGCGCGCCGCCGGTCTGCCCGACGTGTTCGTCGAGACCATCGAGACCGGCTGGTGGACCACCTGCCTGGAGGTCCTGCCGCCGCGCGAACGCTCCCGTGGCCGCTACCACCTCTACCGCTCCACGCTGCCGTCCGGCTTCCGGCCCGCCGACGACGACGGCTGGGGCGATGCCACGCCCCGGGCCGTCCAGGACGACCGGCAGGTGGTCCCGCCTGCCGTCGAGGACGACCGGCCGGTTGTCCCGCTGTTCGGCTCGCCGTACTTCCCGTCCAGGCTGTGGATCTACACCAACTTCCACTGCAACCTGGCCTGCGACTACTGCGCCGTCGCGTCATCCCCCGGGGCGGCCGCCCGCAGCCTGTCCGTCGGCGCCTTCCGGGCCCTCGTCGACGAGGCCGTCACGGCCGGGTTCTCCGAGCTGTATCTCACCGGCGGCGAGCCCTTCCTCCATCCCGACATCGTCCGTCTGCTCGACCACGCCTCCGCGCGGCTGCCCACCGTCGTCATGACCAACGCGATGCTGCTGCGCGGCCGCCGGGCGGCGGGGCTCGCGGAGCTGGTCGGCCTGGCCGGCCTGGCCGGCCGCAGGCTCACCGTCCAGACGTCGCTGGACGGCGCCACCGCCGCGACCCACGACCGGCATCGCGGCACCGGCTCCTGGAAGCGCGCCGTGGACGGCATCGGCCATCTGATCGACCTCGGTCTGCCCCCGCGCGTCGCCCTCACCGAAACACCGGAGAACACCCACGACATCCCCGCCGTCGCCGCGCTGCTGGCCGAACTCGGGCTGCCGGCCGGCCACTTCGCCGTACGACCGCTGCTGCGCCGCGGCTTCTCCGCAACGGGCGTGGAGATCGGCGAGGACTCCACCATCCCGGAACTGACCGTCACCGCCGACGGCCTGCACTGGCACCCCGCCGGAGCCGATCGGGCCACGAGCCCCGACATGCACCTCGCGCCCGCCGGGACCCCGCTCGTCCTGGGAAGACAACTGGTGACCGAACGGTTCTTCGCCGCCCGCCTCACCGACGGCAGCCTGCCCCGCCCCGTCCACTGCGCCATGTGA
- a CDS encoding TIGR04283 family arsenosugar biosynthesis glycosyltransferase: MSEVSIIVPVLNEEAAVQAALSRLCRDFPDCELIVVDGGSTDTTAELAARHATVVHSARGRAKQMNEGARHAGGDVLWFVHADTAVDPAALGQIRACLADPAVVGGGLTIRFDRRTPGLNHLAWTSNARARRLHHIFGDQAMFIRRGVFDELGGFPDLAIMEDLEMSRRLHRRGTLCLLPATSTASSRRFTAHGTWRMVAFMQYLKLLYFAGVDPERIRALYAAGPHLRRRGRTARDVPAERS, encoded by the coding sequence ATGAGCGAGGTGTCGATCATCGTCCCGGTACTGAACGAGGAAGCCGCTGTACAGGCCGCGCTGAGCCGCCTGTGCCGGGACTTCCCCGACTGCGAGCTCATCGTCGTCGACGGCGGCTCCACCGACACCACCGCCGAACTCGCCGCCCGCCACGCCACCGTGGTGCACAGCGCACGCGGCCGCGCCAAGCAGATGAACGAAGGCGCCCGGCACGCCGGCGGTGATGTGCTCTGGTTCGTCCACGCCGACACCGCCGTCGACCCGGCGGCGCTCGGTCAGATCCGCGCCTGCCTGGCCGACCCGGCCGTGGTCGGCGGGGGCCTGACGATCCGTTTCGACCGCCGGACCCCCGGCCTGAACCACCTGGCGTGGACCTCGAACGCCCGGGCCCGTCGGCTGCACCACATCTTCGGCGACCAGGCCATGTTCATCCGCCGCGGCGTCTTCGACGAACTGGGCGGCTTCCCCGACCTGGCCATCATGGAGGACCTGGAAATGTCCCGGCGTCTGCACCGGCGAGGGACCCTGTGCCTTCTGCCCGCGACCTCCACAGCGTCCTCCCGCCGGTTCACCGCCCACGGCACCTGGCGCATGGTCGCCTTCATGCAGTACCTGAAGCTGCTGTATTTCGCGGGCGTCGACCCCGAACGCATCCGCGCCCTGTACGCCGCCGGGCCCCACCTCCGCCGCCGCGGGCGGACGGCGCGCGACGTCCCTGCCGAACGGTCCTGA
- a CDS encoding FAD-dependent oxidoreductase, translating into MQRHVAILGAGPVGLDAALACADAGRPFTVYEAGGAVAAHVRAWGHVRLFTPWDLNVSHRMRTHLPHAPAGPDCPTGTELAARLLDPLAALPALAGRIRLRSRVAAVARTGMLKHEQIGTDARGAAPFTLLIDGPDGEETTRADLVLDCTGTYGVPNTLGAGGIPALGERALAHRITRTLPSVDDPERWAGTVLLVGAGKSAQTAARDLAALRGTRVEWVVRSPAPDWGAVPGDTLPGRRQLVESSRSLADGVTHRHVTVHTGAHVQALRSDGDRVHAVLGTADGPRDVVCDHVVALTGYVGDACLHRQLQVHECYATAAPMNLSAALLGSAGGDCLARPAVGIDALRNPEPHFFVLGAKSYGRLNTFLLRTGYEQVDAVAGAYAPAVAG; encoded by the coding sequence ATGCAGCGACACGTCGCGATCCTCGGCGCCGGCCCCGTCGGCCTCGACGCCGCACTCGCCTGCGCCGACGCCGGACGGCCCTTCACCGTCTACGAAGCAGGCGGCGCCGTCGCCGCCCATGTACGGGCCTGGGGTCATGTGCGCCTGTTCACCCCGTGGGACCTCAACGTGTCCCACCGGATGCGCACCCACCTCCCCCACGCCCCAGCCGGGCCCGACTGCCCTACCGGCACGGAGCTGGCGGCCCGTCTGCTCGACCCGCTGGCCGCCCTGCCCGCACTGGCCGGCCGGATCCGGTTGCGCAGCCGTGTCGCCGCCGTCGCCCGCACGGGCATGCTGAAGCACGAGCAGATCGGGACCGACGCCCGCGGCGCGGCGCCGTTCACCCTGCTCATCGACGGGCCTGACGGTGAGGAGACCACGCGGGCGGACCTGGTCCTGGACTGCACCGGCACCTACGGCGTCCCCAACACCCTGGGCGCCGGCGGCATCCCCGCCCTCGGCGAACGAGCCCTCGCCCACCGCATCACCCGCACCCTCCCGTCCGTCGACGACCCGGAACGCTGGGCGGGTACGGTCCTGCTCGTCGGCGCCGGCAAGTCCGCGCAGACCGCCGCCCGCGACCTCGCCGCGCTGCGCGGCACCCGCGTCGAATGGGTCGTGCGCAGCCCCGCGCCCGACTGGGGCGCCGTGCCCGGCGACACCCTGCCCGGCCGCCGACAGCTCGTCGAAAGCTCCCGCTCGCTCGCCGACGGCGTCACCCACCGCCACGTCACCGTCCACACCGGCGCGCACGTCCAGGCCCTCCGGTCCGACGGTGACCGGGTACACGCCGTCCTCGGCACGGCCGACGGCCCGCGCGACGTCGTCTGCGACCACGTCGTGGCCCTCACCGGCTACGTCGGCGACGCCTGCCTCCACCGGCAACTTCAGGTCCACGAGTGCTACGCCACCGCCGCACCCATGAACCTCTCCGCCGCCCTGCTCGGCTCCGCGGGCGGCGACTGCCTCGCCCGGCCCGCCGTCGGCATCGACGCCCTGCGCAACCCCGAACCGCACTTCTTCGTCCTCGGCGCCAAGTCCTACGGACGCCTCAACACCTTTCTGCTGCGCACCGGATACGAACAGGTCGACGCCGTCGCGGGCGCGTACGCCCCGGCCGTGGCCGGCTGA
- a CDS encoding SpoIIE family protein phosphatase, translating into MPCPDRIAVTTGAHPERSDHRWNGTLTTSGTARQRRPFPVAQRLRCGPLLLHPDDVPVLQAAIARVTEEAVSAPAHGAADAGRYHLGYRIRHSDGSVHAVAEFGRVIMDDQGRPARALGLVMETGEGTDRSPRGPVSADSSRDSFLFTLTRALSQAVTVRDVTQVMTQLARPALGAESLILGIEEAGRLTIVGETSIAPALSHLRGPAHTVMALAARQEQALFVEDLSRHTGPELAELAAAGEIPPRSWVVLSLGSVAQVTGACLIAFAGPRKFDAGERTFYTAVAVILTQSLERARLFDTEHQRATDLQKAMLPRHLPALDSLTVHSRYLPGTQGMHIGGDWYDILSLRDGSAALVIGDVQGHDAHASAVMGQLRVALRACAEAGLPPGALLGQVNRVLCDLDTDRFATCTYLVLDSGVPVRTATARRHQWPGGGQADQLSHRGWLRTDTEQRLLLTDAGEAARARLREPATEVRSVVHRGISDEEYVSAPKVLRTMINNVEADGGPQHSGPAASPTV; encoded by the coding sequence GATCACCGATGGAACGGAACGCTCACGACTTCGGGCACGGCCCGTCAGCGGCGGCCGTTTCCCGTCGCGCAGCGCCTGCGGTGTGGCCCCCTACTGCTGCACCCGGACGACGTGCCGGTGCTGCAGGCGGCGATCGCCCGGGTGACGGAGGAGGCGGTCAGTGCCCCGGCGCACGGGGCTGCGGATGCCGGCCGCTACCACCTCGGCTACCGCATCCGGCACTCCGACGGGAGCGTCCACGCCGTGGCCGAATTCGGCCGCGTGATCATGGACGACCAGGGGCGGCCCGCCCGTGCGCTCGGCCTGGTGATGGAGACCGGCGAAGGCACCGACCGGTCGCCGCGCGGTCCGGTGTCGGCGGACAGCTCCCGGGACTCGTTCCTCTTCACGCTCACGCGGGCGCTCTCCCAGGCCGTCACCGTGCGGGACGTCACCCAGGTCATGACCCAGCTCGCCCGTCCGGCGCTGGGCGCCGAGAGCCTCATCCTGGGCATCGAGGAAGCCGGCCGGCTGACCATTGTCGGCGAGACCTCCATTGCTCCGGCGCTGTCGCACCTGCGCGGACCCGCGCACACCGTCATGGCCCTGGCCGCCCGGCAGGAGCAGGCCCTGTTCGTCGAGGACCTCAGCCGGCACACCGGCCCGGAACTCGCCGAACTGGCCGCGGCGGGTGAGATACCGCCGCGGTCATGGGTGGTCCTTTCCCTGGGATCCGTGGCCCAGGTGACCGGGGCCTGCCTCATCGCCTTCGCCGGGCCGCGGAAGTTCGACGCGGGCGAGCGTACGTTCTACACGGCTGTCGCCGTCATCCTGACACAGAGCCTGGAGCGCGCACGGCTGTTCGACACGGAGCATCAGCGCGCCACCGACCTGCAGAAGGCGATGCTGCCGCGTCACCTTCCGGCGCTGGACTCGCTCACCGTGCACTCCCGCTACCTGCCCGGCACGCAGGGCATGCACATCGGAGGCGACTGGTACGACATTCTCTCGCTCAGGGACGGGTCGGCAGCGCTCGTCATCGGTGACGTCCAGGGCCACGACGCCCACGCGTCCGCGGTCATGGGCCAACTGCGCGTCGCCCTGCGGGCGTGCGCGGAGGCGGGGCTGCCGCCCGGGGCCCTCCTGGGGCAGGTCAACCGGGTCCTCTGCGACCTCGACACCGACCGCTTCGCCACCTGCACCTACCTGGTCCTCGACAGCGGGGTGCCGGTTCGCACGGCGACGGCCCGCAGACACCAGTGGCCGGGAGGGGGACAGGCAGACCAACTGTCCCACCGGGGATGGCTCCGGACCGACACCGAGCAGCGACTGTTGCTCACGGATGCCGGGGAGGCGGCCAGAGCGCGGCTGCGTGAGCCGGCGACCGAGGTGCGTTCCGTGGTCCACCGGGGCATCAGCGACGAGGAGTACGTATCCGCGCCCAAGGTGCTGCGCACGATGATCAACAATGTCGAGGCGGACGGGGGTCCTCAGCACTCCGGCCCGGCCGCGTCACCGACGGTGTGA